One window of the Puntigrus tetrazona isolate hp1 chromosome 13, ASM1883169v1, whole genome shotgun sequence genome contains the following:
- the LOC122356193 gene encoding putative thiamine transporter SLC35F3 isoform X2 has protein sequence MGIMYGDGDRLGPPRRDCMCYLGPPTTLMPIGMRKSPEVSPRRLSDISPQLRQLKYLVVDESIKEDLKSSRSVEDINSASIEERILRITGYYGYQPWNAVYKREDRPRENIVGTADGQAMVGGAGAESGTGRQKLNCCVRVTAVQVRKAIWGVAMVMCVCSSWAGSTQLAKLTFKQYDAPFTLTWFATTWNCLFFPLYYIGHLCKSPERQTPKQRFRECCRFFGDDGLTAKVFFTKVAPFGLLWIMTNYLYLQALRKINSTDVSALFCCNKAFVFLLSWIVLRDRFMGVRIVAAILAIAGIVMLTYADGFHSHSVIGITLVVASASASALYKVLFKLVLGSAKFGEAALFLTIVGGANFVFMSFVPVILYFTHVEYFTSIVDLPWAYLCGVAGLLLAFNILVNFGIAITYPTLISLGIVLSVPVNATIDVLKHEVIFSVVRLAATCIICLGFLLLLLPEEWDTVTLRFLTTLADKKTEEHGEELTESSVHTRSRSRANGAVSIPMA, from the exons ATGGGGATCATGTACGGAGATGGAGACCGGCTCGGACCCCCGCGGAGGGACTGCATGTGTTACCTGGGACCCCCGACCACCTTGATGCCCAT CGGAATGCGCAAATCCCCCGAGGTGAGTCCCAGAAGGCTGTCCGACATCAGCCCCCAACTCCGCCAGCTCAAGTACCTGGTGGTGGATGAATCGATTAAAGAGGACCTGAAGTCATCTCGATCAGTTGAGGACATCAACAGCGCGTCCATCGAGGAGAGGATCTTGAGAATCACCGGCTATTATGGCTACCAGCCGTGGAATGCCGTGTATAAGA GGGAGGACCGGCCGAGGGAGAACATCGTGGGCACTGCCGATGGACAGGCGATGGTGGGCGGAGCAGGGGCGGAGTCAGGGACCGGAAGGCAGAAATTAAACTGCTGTGTGCGAGTGACAGCCGTCCAAGTGCGAAAAGCAATATGGGGCGTGGCCATGGTGATGTGCGTGTGCTCGTCGTGGGCAGGCTCCACCCAGCTGGCCAAACTGACCTTCAAGCAGTACGACGCGCCTTTCACTCTCACGTGGTTCGCCACCACGTGGAACTGCCTCTTCTTTCCTCTGTACTACATTGGACATCTGTGCAAGAGTCCTGAGAGACAGACACCAAAACAGAGGTTTAG AGAGTGCTGTCGGTTCTTCGGGGACGATGGACTGACGGCGAAGGTGTTCTTCACTAAAGTGGCTCCTTTTGGCCTGCTGTGGATTATGACAAACTACCTATACCTTCAGGCTCTGAGAAAGATCAACAGCACTGATGTATCGGCCCTCTTCTGCTGTAACAAAGCCTTCGTCTTTCTCCTGTCCTGGATTGTGCTGCGGGATCGCTTCATGGGCGTCAGG ATTGTTGCTGCCATTCTGGCCATCGCTGGGATCGTGATGCTGACCTACGCTGATGGCTTTCACAGTCACTCCGTTATCGGCATAACGCTTGTAGTGGCCTCTGCATCTGCCTCTGCCCTCTATAAG GTGCTTTTCAAGCTCGTCTTGGGCAGTGCCAAGTTTGGTGAGGCGGCTCTGTTTCTGACCATTGTCGGAGGCGCAAACTTTGTCTTTATGAGCTTTGTTCCAGTCATACTGTACTTCACACATGTTGAGTACTTCACATCCATTGTTGATCTTCCCTGGGCCTACCTGTGTGGAGTAGCTGGACTCTTGCTAG catTCAATATTCTGGTGAATTTTGGCATTGCCATTACATACCCTACGCTGATTTCACTTGGAATTGTGCTGAGTGTTCCAGTCAATGCAA CTATCGACGTGCTGAAGCATGAGGTCATCTTCAGCGTGGTGCGTCTGGCTGCCACCTGCATCATCTGCCTGGgcttcctgctgctgctgctccctgAGGAGTGGGATACGGTCACCCTGCGCTTCCTCACCACCCTCGCCGACAAGAAGACGGAGGAGCACGGCGAGGAGCTCACGGAGTCCAGCGTCCACACGCGCAGCCGGAGTAGAGCCAACGGAGCCGTATCAATCCCCATggcatga
- the LOC122356193 gene encoding putative thiamine transporter SLC35F3 isoform X1, whose protein sequence is MGIMYGDGDRLGPPRRDCMCYLGPPTTLMPIGMRKSPEVSPRRLSDISPQLRQLKYLVVDESIKEDLKSSRSVEDINSASIEERILRITGYYGYQPWNAVYKREDRPRENIVGTADGQAMVGGAGAESGTGRQKLNCCVRVTAVQVRKAIWGVAMVMCVCSSWAGSTQLAKLTFKQYDAPFTLTWFATTWNCLFFPLYYIGHLCKSPERQTPKQRFRECCRFFGDDGLTAKVFFTKVAPFGLLWIMTNYLYLQALRKINSTDVSALFCCNKAFVFLLSWIVLRDRFMGVRIVAAILAIAGIVMLTYADGFHSHSVIGITLVVASASASALYKVLFKLVLGSAKFGEAALFLTIVGGANFVFMSFVPVILYFTHVEYFTSIVDLPWAYLCGVAGLLLAFNILVNFGIAITYPTLISLGIVLSVPVNAMVDLYTCDIHFNTVRLIAVFIICLGFLMLLLPEDWDQCLIELGTKLRKREQPVEPAETGTSSGLNWTRRARTSMSTFSH, encoded by the exons ATGGGGATCATGTACGGAGATGGAGACCGGCTCGGACCCCCGCGGAGGGACTGCATGTGTTACCTGGGACCCCCGACCACCTTGATGCCCAT CGGAATGCGCAAATCCCCCGAGGTGAGTCCCAGAAGGCTGTCCGACATCAGCCCCCAACTCCGCCAGCTCAAGTACCTGGTGGTGGATGAATCGATTAAAGAGGACCTGAAGTCATCTCGATCAGTTGAGGACATCAACAGCGCGTCCATCGAGGAGAGGATCTTGAGAATCACCGGCTATTATGGCTACCAGCCGTGGAATGCCGTGTATAAGA GGGAGGACCGGCCGAGGGAGAACATCGTGGGCACTGCCGATGGACAGGCGATGGTGGGCGGAGCAGGGGCGGAGTCAGGGACCGGAAGGCAGAAATTAAACTGCTGTGTGCGAGTGACAGCCGTCCAAGTGCGAAAAGCAATATGGGGCGTGGCCATGGTGATGTGCGTGTGCTCGTCGTGGGCAGGCTCCACCCAGCTGGCCAAACTGACCTTCAAGCAGTACGACGCGCCTTTCACTCTCACGTGGTTCGCCACCACGTGGAACTGCCTCTTCTTTCCTCTGTACTACATTGGACATCTGTGCAAGAGTCCTGAGAGACAGACACCAAAACAGAGGTTTAG AGAGTGCTGTCGGTTCTTCGGGGACGATGGACTGACGGCGAAGGTGTTCTTCACTAAAGTGGCTCCTTTTGGCCTGCTGTGGATTATGACAAACTACCTATACCTTCAGGCTCTGAGAAAGATCAACAGCACTGATGTATCGGCCCTCTTCTGCTGTAACAAAGCCTTCGTCTTTCTCCTGTCCTGGATTGTGCTGCGGGATCGCTTCATGGGCGTCAGG ATTGTTGCTGCCATTCTGGCCATCGCTGGGATCGTGATGCTGACCTACGCTGATGGCTTTCACAGTCACTCCGTTATCGGCATAACGCTTGTAGTGGCCTCTGCATCTGCCTCTGCCCTCTATAAG GTGCTTTTCAAGCTCGTCTTGGGCAGTGCCAAGTTTGGTGAGGCGGCTCTGTTTCTGACCATTGTCGGAGGCGCAAACTTTGTCTTTATGAGCTTTGTTCCAGTCATACTGTACTTCACACATGTTGAGTACTTCACATCCATTGTTGATCTTCCCTGGGCCTACCTGTGTGGAGTAGCTGGACTCTTGCTAG catTCAATATTCTGGTGAATTTTGGCATTGCCATTACATACCCTACGCTGATTTCACTTGGAATTGTGCTGAGTGTTCCAGTCAATGCAA TGGTGGACCTGTACACCTGTGATATCCACTTCAACACAGTTCGACTCATCGCTGTGTTTATCATCTGTCTGGGCTTCCTGATGCTGCTGTTACCGGAGGACTGGGATCAGTGTTTGATTGAGCTCGGCACCAAACTCAGAAAGCGAGAACAGCCTGTTGAGCCGGCTGAGACTGGAACCAGCTCAGGACTCAACTGGACCCGACGGGCCAGGACCTCGATGTCCACATTCTCCCACTGA